The Amycolatopsis viridis genome window below encodes:
- a CDS encoding DUF3093 domain-containing protein: MGDHASTAGAVSETAADAGGTRYSERLYVSWWGWPAPLVGAGLLAYEIHLGYPVVPLWLPFAVLIPLMAAWLVAMGRARIRVTGDELWVGDAHLPLRFVGAVEVIGKDRKRKAMGPELDPAAHVLHRGWVGSLLRVHLADPADPTPYWVFSTRRPEALAELLRSAK; encoded by the coding sequence ATGGGTGACCACGCGAGCACGGCCGGTGCGGTGAGCGAGACGGCTGCCGACGCCGGCGGGACGCGGTATTCCGAACGGCTCTACGTGTCGTGGTGGGGCTGGCCGGCGCCCCTGGTGGGCGCGGGGCTGCTGGCGTACGAGATCCACCTCGGCTACCCGGTGGTGCCGTTGTGGCTGCCGTTCGCGGTGCTGATCCCCCTGATGGCGGCGTGGCTGGTGGCGATGGGCCGGGCCCGGATCCGGGTGACCGGCGACGAGCTGTGGGTCGGGGACGCGCATCTGCCGTTGCGGTTCGTCGGTGCGGTCGAGGTCATCGGCAAGGATCGGAAGCGGAAGGCGATGGGGCCGGAACTCGACCCCGCCGCACACGTGTTGCATCGCGGCTGGGTCGGTTCGCTGCTGCGCGTGCACCTGGCCGATCCTGCGGATCCCACCCCCTACTGGGTGTTCAGCACCCGCAGGCCGGAGGCGCTGGCCGAGCTGCTCCGTTCAGCGAAGTAG
- a CDS encoding DUF3710 domain-containing protein, with protein sequence MGIFGRKKRGRHAMAGPDDSWEEDVAEEPEDEPEPEPAATDGPFDIADAPEDDRPRIDLGSVRVPVPDGTQVQVEMDPQAGGVRAVHVVTAHGQVTVSAYAAPRSGGLWREVVAELTEQLRNDGARVAPGQGEWGPELSALIGDVALRFVGIDGPRWMLRGVIAGPQSMAAEAPAVLRDIVRGTIVDRGDAPMPVRTPLPITLPDAVVEHIAQQQAQQ encoded by the coding sequence GTGGGCATCTTCGGACGCAAGAAGCGGGGCCGGCACGCGATGGCCGGGCCCGACGACTCCTGGGAAGAGGATGTCGCCGAGGAGCCGGAGGACGAGCCGGAGCCGGAGCCGGCCGCCACGGACGGACCGTTCGACATCGCGGACGCGCCCGAGGACGACCGGCCGCGGATCGACCTGGGCTCGGTGCGCGTCCCGGTGCCCGACGGCACCCAGGTGCAGGTCGAAATGGACCCGCAGGCCGGCGGTGTCCGGGCGGTGCACGTGGTGACCGCGCACGGGCAGGTCACCGTGAGCGCCTACGCCGCGCCGCGGTCCGGCGGCTTGTGGCGCGAGGTGGTCGCGGAGCTGACCGAGCAGCTGCGCAACGACGGCGCCCGGGTGGCGCCCGGCCAGGGTGAGTGGGGCCCCGAGCTGTCCGCCTTGATCGGGGACGTCGCGCTGCGGTTCGTCGGCATCGACGGCCCGCGCTGGATGCTGCGGGGCGTGATCGCGGGGCCGCAGTCGATGGCCGCGGAGGCGCCCGCGGTGCTGCGGGACATCGTGCGCGGCACGATCGTCGACCGCGGCGACGCGCCGATGCCGGTGCGCACCCCGCTGCCCATCACGCTGCCCGACGCCGTCGTCGAGCACATCGCGCAACAGCAGGCCCAGCAGTAG
- a CDS encoding potassium channel family protein encodes MRVAIAGAGAVGRSIAKELIDGGHQVMLIERQAGQFEPDSVEQADWVLGDACEVSTLEESGIERCDVVIAATGDDKVNLVVSLLAKTEFAVRRVVARVNNPANEWLYTDAWGVDVAVSTPRILAAMVEEAVSVGDLVRLLTFRQGQANLVELTLPEQTPLAGRPVSDLALPRDAALVTILRGDRVIVPQPEDPLEPGDELLFVANAEVENDIRKALGY; translated from the coding sequence ATGCGGGTCGCGATCGCGGGGGCCGGCGCGGTGGGCCGGTCGATCGCCAAGGAGCTGATCGACGGCGGCCACCAGGTCATGCTGATCGAGCGGCAGGCCGGGCAGTTCGAGCCGGACAGCGTCGAGCAGGCCGACTGGGTGCTGGGCGACGCGTGCGAGGTCTCCACGCTGGAGGAATCCGGCATCGAGCGCTGCGACGTGGTGATCGCCGCGACGGGCGACGACAAGGTGAACCTGGTCGTGTCGCTGCTGGCGAAGACCGAGTTCGCGGTGCGCCGCGTGGTGGCGCGGGTGAACAACCCGGCCAACGAGTGGCTCTACACCGACGCGTGGGGCGTGGATGTCGCGGTGTCCACCCCGCGGATCCTCGCGGCGATGGTCGAGGAGGCGGTCAGCGTCGGCGACCTGGTGCGGCTGCTGACGTTCCGGCAGGGGCAGGCCAACCTGGTCGAGCTGACCCTCCCGGAGCAGACGCCGCTGGCCGGCCGCCCGGTGAGCGATCTGGCGTTGCCGCGGGATGCCGCGCTGGTGACGATCCTGCGCGGTGACCGCGTGATCGTGCCGCAGCCGGAGGACCCGCTGGAGCCGGGTGACGAGCTGCTGTTCGTGGCCAACGCCGAGGTGGAGAACGACATCCGCAAGGCCCTGGGCTACTAG
- a CDS encoding RNA polymerase sigma factor, translating to MIDRCERAYVAAAKTATRSGTKTTSAADVSAEPDAGRENVTEAEAQGSGATKKATGRKPAAGKGPKKAPAKGRTARKAGKTEDGEPDGPGGEDMEDVDLDADLAELESEVEVDVVDATVTDEAEDLDEEEPDGKAPSKSGGKSTDRDFVWDEEESEALRQARKDAELTASADSVRAYLKQIGKVALLNAEEEVELAKRIEAGLYAAERLRIAEEEGEKLATQMRRDLRWIIRDGERAKNHLLEANLRLVVSLAKRYTGRGMAFLDLIQEGNLGLIRAVEKFDYTKGYKFSTYATWWIRQAITRAMADQARTIRIPVHMVEVINKLGRIQRELLQDLGREPTPEELAKEMDISPEKVLEIQQYAREPISLDQTIGDEGDSQLGDFIEDSEAVVAVDAVSFTLLQDQLQSVLQTLSEREAGVVRLRFGLTDGQPRTLDEIGQVYGVTRERIRQIESKTMSKLRHPSRSQVLRDYLD from the coding sequence GTGATCGACCGCTGCGAAAGGGCGTACGTGGCAGCCGCAAAAACCGCTACCCGAAGCGGCACGAAGACAACGAGCGCCGCCGACGTGAGCGCGGAACCCGACGCGGGCCGTGAGAACGTGACCGAGGCCGAGGCTCAGGGCTCCGGCGCCACGAAGAAGGCGACCGGCCGCAAGCCGGCCGCGGGCAAGGGCCCGAAGAAGGCCCCGGCCAAGGGCCGCACGGCGCGCAAGGCCGGCAAGACCGAGGACGGGGAGCCCGACGGCCCTGGCGGCGAGGACATGGAGGACGTCGACCTCGACGCCGATCTCGCCGAGCTGGAGAGCGAGGTGGAGGTCGACGTCGTCGACGCGACCGTCACCGACGAGGCCGAGGACCTCGACGAGGAAGAGCCCGACGGGAAGGCGCCGAGCAAGTCCGGTGGCAAGTCCACCGACCGCGACTTCGTCTGGGACGAGGAGGAGTCGGAGGCGCTGCGGCAGGCCCGCAAGGACGCCGAGCTCACCGCCTCCGCGGACTCGGTGCGCGCCTACCTGAAGCAGATCGGCAAGGTCGCGCTGCTCAACGCCGAGGAGGAGGTCGAGCTCGCCAAGCGGATCGAGGCCGGCCTGTACGCGGCGGAGCGGTTGCGCATCGCCGAGGAGGAGGGCGAGAAGCTCGCCACCCAGATGCGGCGTGACCTGCGCTGGATCATCCGGGACGGGGAGCGCGCCAAGAACCACCTGCTGGAGGCGAACCTCCGGCTGGTCGTCTCGCTGGCCAAGCGCTACACCGGCCGCGGCATGGCGTTCCTGGACCTGATCCAGGAGGGGAACCTGGGCCTGATCCGTGCCGTCGAGAAGTTCGACTACACCAAGGGCTACAAGTTCTCCACCTACGCCACCTGGTGGATCCGGCAGGCGATCACCCGCGCCATGGCCGACCAGGCCCGCACCATCCGCATCCCGGTGCACATGGTCGAGGTGATCAACAAGCTCGGCCGCATCCAGCGTGAGCTGCTGCAGGACCTCGGCCGCGAGCCCACCCCCGAGGAGCTCGCGAAGGAGATGGACATCTCTCCGGAGAAGGTCCTGGAGATCCAGCAGTACGCCCGCGAGCCGATCTCGCTGGACCAGACGATCGGCGACGAGGGCGACTCGCAGCTCGGTGACTTCATCGAGGACTCCGAGGCGGTCGTCGCCGTCGACGCGGTGTCGTTCACGCTGCTGCAGGACCAGCTCCAGTCGGTGCTGCAGACGCTGTCCGAGCGGGAAGCCGGCGTGGTCCGGCTGCGCTTCGGTCTGACCGACGGCCAGCCGCGGACTTTAGATGAAA
- the ppgK gene encoding polyphosphate--glucose phosphotransferase, translated as MTATRGFGIDIGGSGIKGALVDLEKGALIGDRFRIDTPRPATPDAVADVVTRIVAHFGWDGPVGITLPAVVKKGVAHTAANIDPSWIGTDADALFAKRLDRREDDIAMLNDADAAGMAEIRYGDPVARRGVTTLLTFGTGIGSALFQHGALMPNTEFGHVEVDGHDAEKKAAASVKDNEGLSYPQWAKRVNRYLSVLENLIWPDLFIVGGGVSKKAEKWVPLLDIRTPVLAASLQNNAGIVGAALAAAEGLEH; from the coding sequence ATGACGGCGACCCGCGGTTTCGGCATCGACATCGGCGGCAGCGGTATCAAGGGCGCCCTTGTCGACCTGGAGAAGGGCGCGCTGATCGGCGACCGGTTCCGGATCGACACGCCGCGTCCGGCGACCCCGGACGCGGTCGCCGACGTGGTGACCCGGATCGTCGCCCACTTCGGCTGGGACGGCCCGGTCGGCATCACGCTGCCGGCGGTGGTCAAGAAGGGTGTCGCGCACACCGCGGCGAACATCGACCCCAGCTGGATCGGCACCGACGCGGACGCGCTGTTCGCCAAGCGGCTGGACCGCCGCGAGGACGACATCGCGATGCTCAACGACGCCGATGCGGCCGGCATGGCCGAGATCCGCTACGGCGACCCGGTGGCCCGCCGGGGTGTCACCACGCTGCTGACGTTCGGCACCGGCATCGGCAGCGCCCTGTTCCAGCACGGCGCACTGATGCCGAACACCGAGTTCGGTCACGTCGAGGTCGACGGGCACGACGCCGAGAAGAAGGCGGCCGCCTCGGTCAAGGACAACGAGGGCCTGTCCTACCCGCAGTGGGCCAAGCGCGTGAACCGTTACCTGTCCGTGCTGGAGAACCTCATCTGGCCCGATCTGTTCATCGTGGGCGGCGGCGTCAGCAAGAAGGCCGAGAAGTGGGTGCCGCTGCTGGACATCAGGACGCCGGTCCTGGCGGCATCGCTGCAGAACAACGCCGGGATCGTGGGCGCGGCGCTGGCGGCGGCCGAGGGCCTGGAGCACTGA
- a CDS encoding inositol monophosphatase family protein, whose translation MVDVGVAETELKDVAVQVAAEAAELVRRAREAMVAGEAVRVETKTTDTDVVTAVDHAAERLVRDRLAELRPGDHVLGEEAGGSPGDGVTWVVDPIDGTVNFLYGAPLFAVSLAAQVDGVSVAGAVVEPVSGRHWTAVRGQGAWLDGRRLAVSSPSRLELSLVGTGFAYRADRRARQARFVSGLLTRVRDVRRAGVASLDLCAVAAGWLDAYVEHGLHRWDWAAGALVAEEAGAVVHLPGADPALGADATFAAAPSIAGALYDAVLECGIGEV comes from the coding sequence ATGGTGGACGTGGGAGTTGCCGAAACGGAGTTGAAGGACGTCGCCGTCCAGGTCGCGGCCGAGGCCGCGGAGCTGGTCCGCCGGGCCCGTGAGGCCATGGTCGCAGGTGAGGCGGTCCGGGTCGAGACCAAGACGACGGACACGGACGTGGTCACCGCGGTCGACCACGCGGCCGAACGGCTGGTGCGGGACCGGCTGGCCGAGCTGCGGCCGGGGGACCACGTGCTGGGTGAGGAGGCCGGTGGCTCGCCCGGCGACGGCGTCACGTGGGTGGTCGACCCGATCGACGGCACCGTCAACTTCCTCTACGGCGCGCCCCTGTTCGCCGTGTCGCTGGCCGCGCAGGTGGACGGGGTATCCGTGGCCGGGGCGGTCGTGGAACCGGTCAGCGGGCGCCACTGGACGGCCGTGCGGGGCCAGGGCGCGTGGCTCGACGGGCGGCGGCTGGCGGTCTCGTCGCCGTCGCGGCTGGAGCTGAGCCTGGTCGGCACCGGGTTCGCCTACCGGGCCGACCGGCGTGCCCGGCAGGCCCGGTTCGTGTCCGGGCTGCTGACCCGGGTGCGGGACGTGCGGCGGGCGGGGGTGGCGTCGCTGGACCTGTGCGCCGTGGCGGCCGGCTGGCTGGACGCCTACGTCGAGCACGGTCTGCACCGGTGGGACTGGGCCGCGGGCGCGCTGGTCGCGGAAGAGGCGGGTGCGGTGGTGCACCTGCCCGGTGCGGACCCGGCCCTCGGCGCGGACGCCACCTTCGCGGCCGCCCCCTCGATCGCCGGGGCGCTCTACGACGCCGTGCTGGAGTGCGGCATCGGGGAGGTGTAG
- a CDS encoding DUF3159 domain-containing protein, with protein sequence MTEPVRPGEKTDVRPGEAGAEPGRAGDQPQPTMLEQMGGVAGLVYSSVPIVVFVLANSVFGLTAGIWSAVGSAALITVVRLVRRESLQPAISGLFGVAIGAFIAYRTGSAKGFFLFGIWASLVYCGVFVLSVVVRWPLSGVIWSFLNGTGTAWRRDKPSRFGYDIATLALAAVFGARFVVQRWLYDANHTGWLAFAKIAMGWPLYGLALLVVVWAVRRSDKRLKALEDARAAAEADTEARLRMKYDSPPQEA encoded by the coding sequence GTGACTGAACCTGTCCGTCCAGGCGAGAAGACCGACGTGCGCCCCGGCGAGGCCGGCGCCGAGCCCGGGCGGGCGGGTGATCAACCCCAGCCCACGATGCTGGAGCAGATGGGCGGCGTCGCCGGGCTGGTCTACTCGTCGGTGCCGATCGTCGTGTTCGTGCTCGCGAACTCGGTCTTCGGGCTCACCGCCGGGATCTGGAGCGCGGTCGGCAGCGCCGCGCTGATCACCGTCGTGCGCCTGGTGCGCCGCGAGTCGCTGCAACCGGCGATCTCCGGCCTGTTCGGCGTCGCGATCGGGGCGTTCATCGCCTACCGCACCGGGTCGGCGAAGGGTTTCTTCCTGTTCGGGATCTGGGCGAGCCTGGTCTACTGCGGCGTGTTCGTGCTGTCGGTGGTGGTGCGCTGGCCGCTGTCCGGCGTCATCTGGAGCTTCCTCAACGGCACCGGCACCGCCTGGCGCCGGGACAAGCCGTCCCGCTTCGGCTACGACATCGCCACGCTCGCGCTGGCGGCGGTGTTCGGTGCGCGGTTCGTCGTGCAGCGGTGGCTCTACGACGCCAATCACACCGGCTGGCTCGCGTTCGCCAAGATCGCGATGGGCTGGCCGCTGTACGGACTGGCGCTGCTGGTCGTCGTGTGGGCCGTTCGCCGCTCCGACAAGCGCCTCAAGGCCCTCGAAGACGCCCGCGCCGCGGCGGAGGCGGACACCGAGGCCCGCCTCCGGATGAAGTACGACAGCCCGCCGCAGGAAGCCTAG
- a CDS encoding alpha/beta hydrolase, whose product MPQPAAVLLPGTGSDEVFVRSVFAGPLDAFGIRTHALAPPRGAAVTVGLLTALDAAASGGPVLAGGISLGAHLAAEWAVRHPGRCAGLLLAMPAWCGDPDDAPASLAARASADLVTRHGVAGALRLATAGVAPWLAGELTRAWQRHGDGLAAGLRAAAAHPAPTPDELASIEVPVGIAACTDDPVHPAGVAHAWAAALPRAAVVETTLAALGADRESLGRAALLAWLRAAG is encoded by the coding sequence ATGCCGCAACCGGCCGCCGTCCTGCTACCGGGAACCGGGTCGGACGAGGTCTTCGTGCGGAGTGTTTTCGCAGGTCCACTGGATGCGTTCGGCATACGCACACATGCTCTCGCACCGCCGCGCGGCGCGGCCGTCACCGTGGGTCTGCTCACGGCGCTGGACGCGGCGGCCAGCGGTGGCCCGGTGCTCGCCGGGGGCATCTCGCTGGGTGCGCACCTGGCGGCCGAGTGGGCGGTGCGCCACCCCGGCCGGTGCGCCGGGCTGCTGCTCGCGATGCCGGCCTGGTGCGGGGATCCGGATGACGCACCGGCGTCGCTCGCCGCGCGGGCCTCTGCCGATCTGGTGACCCGGCACGGTGTGGCGGGCGCGCTGCGGCTCGCCACGGCCGGGGTCGCGCCCTGGCTCGCCGGCGAGCTGACGCGGGCGTGGCAGCGGCACGGGGACGGCCTGGCGGCCGGCCTGCGCGCCGCGGCCGCCCACCCGGCGCCGACGCCGGACGAGCTGGCCTCGATCGAGGTGCCGGTCGGCATCGCGGCCTGCACCGACGATCCGGTGCACCCGGCCGGGGTCGCGCACGCGTGGGCGGCCGCGCTGCCGCGCGCCGCGGTGGTCGAGACGACGCTCGCCGCCCTGGGCGCCGACCGCGAGTCCCTGGGCCGGGCCGCGCTACTGGCTTGGCTGCGGGCGGCCGGGTGA
- a CDS encoding alpha/beta fold hydrolase — MGGIPGLDERTVSAAGVDVHVAEGGAGHPVLLLHGFPQTHLAWRHVAPSLAEDFRVVCADLPGYGASSPPAGEDSPAAYAKRETAATMVALMRELGHERFSVVGHDRGALVAFRAALDHPGVVENLAVLDVIPTVDNWAALHGAGGVFAFHLYLLAQPTDLPERMVGADPDAFFGHFLDGWTSEPDAIPADVRSAYLSASRAPGSIHAICQDYRASAFVDAAHDEADRDAGRRLTMPVLAMWQDPGDFVLPFDPRQVWASWAPDLRTRVLPSGHFLPEERPAEVTAAIRELLARS; from the coding sequence ATGGGCGGCATCCCTGGACTGGACGAGCGGACCGTGTCGGCCGCCGGAGTGGATGTGCACGTGGCAGAAGGCGGTGCCGGTCATCCGGTGCTGCTGCTCCACGGCTTCCCCCAGACCCACCTGGCGTGGCGGCACGTGGCCCCGTCACTGGCCGAGGACTTCCGGGTGGTGTGCGCGGATCTGCCCGGCTACGGCGCCAGCTCCCCGCCGGCGGGGGAGGACAGTCCCGCCGCCTACGCCAAGCGGGAGACGGCCGCGACGATGGTCGCACTGATGCGTGAACTCGGGCACGAACGCTTCAGCGTCGTCGGCCACGACCGGGGAGCCCTCGTCGCCTTCCGCGCCGCGCTCGACCACCCCGGGGTCGTCGAGAACCTCGCGGTGCTCGACGTGATCCCCACGGTCGACAACTGGGCCGCGCTGCACGGCGCCGGTGGCGTGTTCGCGTTCCACCTGTACCTGCTGGCCCAGCCCACCGACCTGCCGGAACGGATGGTCGGCGCGGACCCGGACGCGTTCTTCGGGCATTTCCTGGACGGCTGGACGTCCGAGCCGGACGCGATCCCCGCCGACGTCCGGTCCGCCTACCTGAGCGCCTCACGCGCACCCGGGAGCATCCACGCGATCTGCCAGGACTACCGCGCCAGCGCGTTCGTCGACGCCGCGCACGACGAGGCGGACCGCGACGCCGGACGACGGCTGACGATGCCCGTCCTGGCGATGTGGCAGGACCCCGGGGACTTCGTCCTGCCGTTCGATCCGCGGCAGGTGTGGGCGAGCTGGGCGCCGGATCTGCGCACCCGGGTGCTGCCCTCTGGCCACTTCCTGCCCGAGGAGCGCCCGGCCGAGGTCACCGCCGCGATCCGGGAACTCCTCGCCCGGTCCTAG
- a CDS encoding OB-fold nucleic acid binding domain-containing protein: MSAKDGGYFSRLVRKLTSDVEELDADDLSEKSEAGGARRACDCRSGEEVTVLGRLRSVELCPTKEAATLRAELFDGTEGVTLVWLGRRRIPGIEPGRTIKVRGRLAERDGQKVLYNPFYELQTTS, translated from the coding sequence ATGTCCGCCAAAGACGGCGGCTATTTCAGCCGGCTGGTACGCAAGCTGACCAGCGATGTCGAAGAGCTCGACGCTGATGATCTGTCCGAGAAGTCCGAGGCGGGCGGGGCGCGCCGGGCCTGCGACTGCCGGTCGGGCGAAGAGGTGACCGTCCTGGGCCGGTTGCGCAGCGTGGAGCTGTGTCCCACGAAAGAGGCGGCGACACTGCGGGCCGAGTTGTTCGACGGCACGGAGGGCGTCACGCTAGTGTGGCTGGGACGGCGCCGCATCCCCGGTATCGAGCCGGGCCGGACCATCAAGGTCCGGGGCCGCCTGGCCGAGCGAGACGGCCAGAAGGTGCTGTACAACCCGTTCTACGAGCTGCAGACGACTTCCTGA
- a CDS encoding DUF4193 domain-containing protein — MATDYDAPRRSEADELAEDSLEELKARRNENQSGVVDVDEDASAENFELPGADLSGLSGEDLTVKVVPKQADEFTCSVCFLVHHRSRLAEEHNGQMICRDCA; from the coding sequence ATGGCGACCGACTACGACGCTCCGCGCCGCAGCGAAGCCGACGAGCTCGCCGAGGACTCGTTGGAGGAGCTGAAGGCTCGCCGGAACGAGAACCAGTCCGGCGTGGTGGACGTGGACGAGGACGCGAGCGCGGAGAACTTCGAGCTTCCGGGCGCGGACCTGTCCGGACTGTCGGGTGAGGACCTGACGGTGAAGGTGGTGCCGAAGCAGGCGGACGAGTTCACCTGCTCCGTGTGCTTCCTCGTGCACCACCGCAGCAGGCTGGCGGAGGAGCACAACGGGCAGATGATCTGCCGCGATTGCGCGTGA
- a CDS encoding TetR/AcrR family transcriptional regulator, with protein MERGRAPGQRAGLTRATVLRAARDLLAERGLPGLSMRALAARLDVAPNALYSHVANKTALLDELLDDVLAEVAVPPDDVADPAAGLHALLASTYTVLLAHPGLVPLYLSRQGAHGPHAHRLGEVTAALLRRAHVAEPAVPEALRVLIVYTIGFAAFASHLPEGTGTERRPGTAQMRDNFRQGLDWLVSGIRQTAGERP; from the coding sequence GTGGAACGTGGACGTGCTCCCGGCCAGCGGGCCGGCCTCACCCGAGCGACGGTGCTGCGGGCCGCTCGGGATCTGCTCGCCGAGCGAGGCCTGCCCGGCCTGTCGATGCGCGCGCTGGCCGCCCGGCTGGACGTGGCACCGAACGCTCTCTACAGCCATGTGGCGAACAAGACGGCCCTGCTCGACGAACTGCTCGACGACGTGCTCGCCGAGGTCGCGGTACCCCCGGACGACGTCGCCGATCCGGCCGCCGGCCTGCACGCACTGCTGGCCTCGACCTACACCGTGCTCCTGGCCCACCCCGGGCTCGTGCCGCTCTACCTCAGCCGGCAGGGCGCGCACGGCCCCCACGCACACCGTCTCGGGGAGGTCACCGCAGCGCTGCTGCGCCGGGCGCACGTCGCGGAACCGGCCGTGCCCGAGGCGTTGCGGGTGCTGATCGTCTACACGATCGGCTTCGCCGCGTTCGCCAGCCACCTGCCGGAGGGCACCGGCACCGAGCGACGGCCGGGCACCGCACAGATGCGGGACAACTTCCGCCAGGGCCTGGACTGGCTGGTGAGCGGCATCCGGCAGACGGCCGGGGAGCGCCCCTAG
- a CDS encoding potassium channel family protein, which translates to MHVVIMGCGRVGASLAAALERLGHEVAVIDKAQEAFRRLGSDFQGRQVLGMGFDRQVLIDAGIERAGAFAAVSSGDNSNIISARVARENFGVEHVVARIYDPKRAAVYERLGIPTVATVPWTTDRFLRTLLPDGVASAWRDPSGNVAVLQLPLHEDWVGRSVSELQEATGARVAFVMRFGTPVLPDSKTVLQADDLVYVAAKSGTVGDVTSIAARAPEEES; encoded by the coding sequence GTGCACGTGGTGATCATGGGGTGCGGCCGGGTGGGCGCGTCCCTGGCCGCGGCCCTGGAGCGCCTCGGTCACGAGGTCGCGGTGATCGACAAGGCGCAGGAGGCGTTCCGGCGCCTCGGCAGCGATTTCCAGGGCCGGCAGGTGCTGGGTATGGGCTTCGACCGGCAGGTGCTGATCGACGCGGGCATCGAGCGGGCCGGCGCCTTCGCCGCGGTGTCCAGCGGCGACAACTCGAACATCATCTCCGCCCGGGTGGCCCGGGAGAACTTCGGCGTCGAGCACGTCGTGGCCCGCATCTACGACCCGAAGCGGGCGGCGGTCTACGAGCGGCTGGGCATCCCCACCGTGGCGACCGTGCCGTGGACGACGGACCGGTTCCTGCGCACGCTGCTGCCCGACGGGGTGGCGTCGGCGTGGCGGGACCCCAGCGGCAACGTCGCGGTGCTGCAACTTCCGTTGCACGAGGACTGGGTCGGCCGCAGCGTCAGCGAGCTGCAGGAGGCGACCGGGGCGCGGGTGGCGTTCGTGATGCGCTTCGGCACGCCCGTGCTGCCCGATTCCAAGACGGTGCTGCAGGCGGATGATCTGGTGTACGTGGCGGCGAAGTCCGGCACGGTCGGCGACGTGACGAGCATTGCGGCGCGCGCGCCGGAGGAGGAGAGCTGA
- the cei gene encoding envelope integrity protein Cei: protein MSSGIGHGTRRSRAYRKHRPLPALIVIGVLGLVAMFIWVRAITSKQDIDQVLRCDPPPTAPPGVTYTNLSYTALDGTAPIPPDRIAVKVLNASGKRGQAAISTESLRQLGFTQIASPENDPAYADGEARCRGQLRFGDNGSSAARTLSLVVPCVELVRDNRDDASVDLAIGSAFGDVVPTQAARQILTQLQTWSAQHDDSGGEQSTASPPLLDDALLHAARPGTC, encoded by the coding sequence GTGTCGTCGGGGATCGGTCACGGCACGCGGAGATCGCGGGCGTACCGCAAGCATCGTCCGCTGCCCGCGTTGATCGTGATCGGGGTGCTGGGCCTGGTCGCGATGTTCATCTGGGTGCGCGCGATCACCAGCAAACAGGACATCGACCAGGTACTGCGGTGCGATCCGCCGCCCACGGCCCCGCCCGGGGTGACGTACACGAACCTGAGCTACACCGCGCTGGACGGCACCGCTCCGATCCCGCCCGACCGCATCGCCGTGAAGGTGCTCAACGCCAGCGGGAAGCGCGGGCAGGCGGCGATCAGCACGGAAAGCCTGCGGCAGCTGGGTTTCACGCAGATCGCGTCCCCGGAGAACGACCCCGCCTACGCGGACGGTGAGGCGCGCTGCCGCGGCCAGTTGCGCTTCGGCGACAACGGCAGCTCGGCGGCGCGCACGCTCAGTCTGGTCGTGCCGTGCGTCGAACTGGTGCGGGACAACCGGGACGACGCCAGCGTGGACCTGGCGATCGGCAGCGCCTTCGGCGACGTCGTGCCGACCCAGGCGGCGCGCCAGATCCTCACCCAGCTGCAGACGTGGTCGGCGCAGCACGACGACAGCGGTGGCGAACAGTCCACCGCGAGCCCGCCGCTCCTCGACGACGCCTTGCTGCACGCCGCCCGTCCCGGCACCTGCTGA
- the dut gene encoding dUTP diphosphatase, which produces MSPVQVLLSRLDPGIPLPSYARAGDAGADLVTTTDVVLEPGRRVLVGTGIAIALPPGYAGFVHPRSGLAARTGLSVVNAPGTIDAGYRGEIKVCLVNHDPDEPIRLSRGDRIAQLVIQRVETAAFVEVAELPASERGAGGYGSTGGHATLSGNTGQGTRK; this is translated from the coding sequence GTGTCCCCCGTACAGGTCCTGCTCTCCCGGCTCGATCCGGGCATCCCGTTACCCTCCTACGCCCGGGCCGGCGACGCCGGCGCCGACCTCGTGACGACCACCGACGTCGTCCTCGAGCCCGGTCGGCGCGTGCTGGTGGGGACCGGGATCGCGATCGCGCTGCCGCCGGGGTACGCCGGGTTCGTGCACCCGCGGTCCGGGCTGGCCGCGCGCACCGGGCTGTCCGTGGTGAACGCGCCGGGCACCATCGACGCGGGCTACCGCGGGGAGATCAAGGTGTGCCTGGTCAACCACGACCCGGACGAGCCGATCCGGCTCTCCCGCGGTGACCGGATCGCGCAGCTGGTGATCCAGCGCGTGGAGACGGCCGCGTTCGTGGAGGTCGCGGAGCTGCCGGCGAGCGAACGCGGGGCGGGTGGCTACGGCTCGACCGGCGGGCATGCGACGCTGAGCGGAAACACCGGGCAAGGAACGAGGAAGTAG